In the genome of Streptococcus oralis, one region contains:
- the trpS gene encoding tryptophan--tRNA ligase, whose amino-acid sequence MTKPIILTGDRPTGKLHIGHYVGSLKNRVLLQEEDKYDMFVFLADQQALTDHAKDPQTIVESIGNVALDYLAVGLDPSKSTIFIQSQIPELAELSMYYMNLVSLARLERNPTVKTEIAQKGFGESIPTGFLVYPIAQAADITAFKANYVPVGTDQKPMIEQTREIVRSFNNAYNCDVLVEPEGIYPENERAGRLPGLDGNAKMSKSLNNGIYLADDADTLRKKVMSMYTDPNHIRVEDPGKIEGNMVFHYLHVFGRPEDAQDIAEMKEHYQRGGLGDVKTKRYLLEILERELGPIRERRIEFAKDMGEVYNMLQKGSEKAREVAGQTLSEVKGAMGLNYFK is encoded by the coding sequence ATGACGAAACCTATTATTTTAACAGGAGATCGCCCAACAGGAAAACTGCATATTGGACATTATGTTGGGAGTCTTAAAAATAGAGTATTACTGCAGGAAGAAGACAAGTATGACATGTTTGTTTTTTTGGCGGACCAACAAGCATTGACAGATCACGCCAAAGATCCTCAAACGATTGTAGAATCGATTGGGAATGTTGCCTTGGATTATTTAGCAGTTGGATTGGATCCAAGTAAATCAACTATCTTTATTCAAAGTCAAATTCCAGAGTTGGCTGAATTATCTATGTACTATATGAATTTGGTTTCACTAGCTCGTTTGGAACGGAATCCGACAGTAAAAACAGAGATTGCTCAGAAAGGATTTGGAGAAAGTATTCCGACAGGATTTTTGGTTTATCCAATTGCGCAAGCAGCTGATATCACAGCCTTTAAGGCTAATTATGTTCCTGTAGGAACAGACCAAAAACCAATGATTGAACAGACTCGTGAAATTGTTCGTTCTTTTAACAACGCATATAACTGTGATGTTTTGGTGGAACCAGAAGGTATTTATCCAGAAAATGAGAGAGCAGGACGTTTGCCTGGTTTAGATGGAAATGCCAAGATGTCTAAATCCCTTAATAATGGTATTTATCTAGCTGATGATGCGGATACCTTGCGTAAAAAAGTCATGAGCATGTATACTGATCCGAACCATATTCGAGTCGAGGATCCAGGTAAGATTGAAGGGAATATGGTTTTCCATTATCTACATGTTTTTGGTCGCCCAGAAGATGCTCAAGACATTGCAGAGATGAAAGAACACTATCAACGTGGTGGTCTTGGCGATGTGAAGACGAAGCGTTATCTACTTGAAATACTCGAACGCGAACTTGGTCCTATTCGTGAGCGCCGTATCGAATTTGCTAAGGATATGGGTGAAGTGTATAATATGCTTCAAAAAGGTAGTGAAAAAGCTCGTGAGGTTGCAGGGCAAACTCTATCTGAAGTTAAGGGAGCAATGGGACTAAATTATTTTAAATAA
- a CDS encoding TetR/AcrR family transcriptional regulator: MKESNKRLKTKRIIENAMVQLLMDQPFDQISTVKLAEKAGISRSSFYTHYKDKYDMIEHYQSKLFHTFEYIFQKHAHHKRDAILEVFEYLESEPLLASLLSENGTKEIQNFLRNKLHIMLSTDLQKRFMQLQLNPIELEYSSIYLTNALFGVCQTWIAHGKKESPQEMTDFLMKMLGDAN, from the coding sequence ATGAAAGAAAGTAACAAACGTTTAAAAACAAAACGAATTATCGAAAATGCCATGGTTCAATTATTGATGGACCAACCCTTTGATCAAATTTCTACTGTCAAGTTAGCAGAAAAAGCCGGAATTAGTCGTTCCAGCTTTTACACTCACTACAAGGATAAGTATGATATGATTGAACATTACCAAAGTAAGCTCTTTCATACCTTTGAGTATATTTTCCAAAAACATGCCCATCATAAAAGAGATGCTATTTTAGAAGTATTTGAATATTTAGAGTCTGAACCACTTCTGGCTTCTCTTCTTTCTGAAAATGGAACCAAAGAAATCCAAAATTTCTTGAGAAATAAACTGCATATTATGCTTAGTACTGATCTTCAGAAACGTTTTATGCAACTACAACTAAATCCAATTGAATTAGAATACAGTAGCATTTATCTCACAAATGCCCTATTTGGAGTTTGCCAGACTTGGATTGCCCATGGAAAAAAAGAAAGCCCGCAAGAAATGACAGACTTCCTTATGAAAATGTTAGGTGATGCTAACTAA
- a CDS encoding ATP-binding cassette domain-containing protein has translation MLTVSDVSLRFSDRKLFDDVNIKFTEGNTYGLIGANGAGKSTFLKILAGDIEPTTGHISLGPDERLSVLRQNHFDYEDERVIDVVIMGNEKLYSIMKEKDAIYMKEDFSDEDGVRAAELEGEFAELGGWEAESEASQLLQNLNIPEELHYQNMSELANGEKVKVLLAKALFGKPDVLLLDEPTNGLDIQSITWLEDFLIDFDNTVIVVSHDRHFLNKVCTHMADLDFGKIKLYVGNYDFWKESSELAAKLLADRNAKAEEKIKQLQEFVARFSANASKSRQATSRKKMLDKIELEEIVPSSRKYPFINFKAEREIGNDLLTVENLTVKIDGETILDNISFILRPGDKTALIGQNDIQTTALIRAIMGDIDYEGTVKWGVTTSRSYLPKDNSADFAGGESILDWLRQFASKEEDDNTFLRGFLGRMLFSGDEVNKPVNVLSGGEKVRVMLSKLMLLKSNVLVLDDPTNHLDLESISSLNDGLKNFKESIIFASHDHEFIQTLANHIIVLSKNGVIDRIDETYDEFLENAEVQAKVKDLWKD, from the coding sequence TTGCTTACAGTATCTGATGTTTCACTACGTTTTAGTGATCGCAAACTTTTTGATGATGTCAACATCAAATTTACAGAAGGAAATACATACGGATTAATTGGTGCTAATGGTGCTGGGAAGTCTACATTCTTAAAAATTCTAGCTGGTGATATCGAACCTACAACTGGCCACATCTCTCTTGGTCCAGATGAACGTCTCTCTGTCCTCCGTCAAAATCACTTTGACTATGAAGATGAGCGTGTCATTGATGTCGTCATTATGGGAAATGAAAAACTTTATAGCATCATGAAGGAAAAAGATGCTATTTACATGAAGGAAGATTTTTCCGATGAAGATGGTGTTCGTGCAGCTGAACTTGAAGGTGAATTTGCCGAACTTGGAGGTTGGGAGGCAGAGAGCGAAGCATCTCAACTACTTCAAAACCTAAATATTCCAGAAGAATTGCACTACCAAAACATGAGCGAATTGGCCAATGGTGAAAAAGTGAAGGTTCTCCTTGCTAAAGCCTTATTTGGTAAACCTGATGTTCTTCTCTTGGACGAGCCGACCAACGGTCTTGATATCCAGTCTATTACTTGGTTAGAAGACTTCTTGATTGACTTTGATAACACCGTTATCGTTGTATCCCACGACCGCCACTTCTTAAACAAAGTATGTACTCACATGGCCGACCTTGACTTTGGAAAAATCAAACTCTATGTCGGAAACTATGACTTCTGGAAGGAATCTTCTGAGCTTGCTGCTAAATTGCTAGCAGACCGTAATGCCAAAGCGGAAGAAAAAATTAAACAATTGCAAGAATTCGTTGCTCGATTCTCTGCCAACGCTTCTAAGTCAAGACAGGCAACGTCTCGTAAAAAAATGCTTGACAAGATTGAACTAGAAGAAATTGTGCCATCTAGTCGTAAATATCCATTTATCAACTTTAAAGCAGAACGTGAGATTGGTAATGATCTCTTGACAGTAGAAAATCTAACTGTAAAGATTGATGGCGAAACTATCCTAGACAATATTAGTTTCATCTTGCGTCCAGGTGACAAGACAGCTCTTATTGGACAAAATGACATCCAAACAACTGCATTAATTCGTGCAATTATGGGTGACATCGACTATGAAGGAACTGTCAAGTGGGGAGTTACTACTAGCCGTTCTTACTTGCCAAAAGACAACTCGGCTGATTTTGCAGGAGGAGAGTCAATTCTTGACTGGTTGCGTCAATTTGCAAGTAAAGAAGAAGATGACAATACTTTCTTACGTGGTTTCCTTGGTCGTATGCTCTTTTCTGGAGATGAGGTTAACAAACCTGTAAACGTCTTATCAGGGGGAGAAAAAGTGCGTGTCATGCTTTCAAAACTCATGCTCTTGAAATCAAATGTCCTTGTACTTGATGATCCAACAAATCACTTGGACTTGGAATCTATCTCAAGCTTGAACGATGGATTGAAAAACTTTAAAGAATCAATCATCTTTGCCAGCCATGACCACGAGTTCATTCAAACTTTGGCAAACCATATTATTGTTTTGTCTAAGAATGGCGTCATCGATCGTATCGATGAAACCTATGATGAATTCTTAGAAAATGCAGAAGTACAAGCAAAAGTCAAAGACCTTTGGAAAGACTAA
- a CDS encoding YhgE/Pip domain-containing protein: MFKEWKAIFKKPTFIIVMIGISLIPALYNIIFLSSMWDPYGQVSELPVAVVNKDKEASYNGQTMTIGEDMVSNLKENKTLDFHFVNEEEGEKGLEDGDYYMVVTLPSDLSEKATSILTNHPEQMQIDYQTSSGHSFIASKMSDSAMTQLKQNVSTNVTETYTKALFDKMIELKDGMSQAASGSEKLTDGANQLVTGSQTLTTNLHSLAASSLTFSNGTEQFTKGLSSYVSGVEQLHLGLGNFNSGLLTYTGAVSQLDRGLGQLSSKSPELVRGINQLYTGVESYTGGVSQLNAGLNQFSSGVSAYTNGVGNLATGANQLSNQSATLRMGVEQLSEGIQQLSSKLDASSGKKDQINQLSSGLNQLNKAIQNIDVGDTKQLSSVLSSIVSLSNQMLASAQSDKAAILANIQATAAYQSLTSEQQAEISASVSQNSTDSIQSAQSIIALVQGLQGSLENLQNQSSNLSTLKNQANQVLPLASTSLTGLSSGLTEIQGSVTSKLVPTSQSIASGVNAYTARVDKVSQGASQLSEKNATLTGSLDQLVSGSNTLTQKSSNLTAGVGQLAKKTPELVSGIEKLSTGSNQLNQKSQELMAGVDKLQSGSGQLADKSSQLLSGASQLENGANKLADGSGKLAEGGTKLTSGLEDLQTGVDSLGQGLGNANNQLKSASTESENAETLSDPLVLSKTDNDQVPVNGIAMAPYMISVALFVAAISTNMIFAKLPSGRHPESRWAWLKSRSEINGIIAVLAGVLVYGGVHLIGLTANHEMRTLILIIITSLAFMSMVTALTTWNSRIGAFFSLILLLLQLASSAGTYPLALTNDFFKGVNPWLPMSYSVSGLRQTISMTGNIHHQVIFLIITLAFFTALGMLAYQPKKMEED; the protein is encoded by the coding sequence ATGTTTAAAGAATGGAAAGCAATATTTAAAAAACCGACCTTTATCATTGTAATGATAGGAATTTCTCTCATTCCAGCTCTATACAACATTATATTTTTATCGTCCATGTGGGATCCATATGGTCAAGTATCGGAGTTACCTGTAGCAGTTGTCAATAAAGATAAGGAAGCTTCTTATAATGGACAGACGATGACAATAGGTGAAGACATGGTGTCTAATTTAAAAGAAAATAAGACTTTAGATTTTCATTTTGTTAATGAAGAGGAAGGGGAAAAAGGGCTAGAAGATGGTGACTACTATATGGTAGTGACTTTACCAAGTGACTTATCTGAAAAAGCTACCTCAATTCTAACGAATCATCCTGAACAGATGCAGATTGATTATCAGACGTCAAGTGGACATAGTTTTATTGCTAGCAAGATGAGCGATTCTGCGATGACACAATTGAAGCAGAATGTTTCTACCAATGTAACCGAGACCTATACTAAAGCCTTATTTGATAAGATGATCGAATTAAAGGATGGTATGAGTCAAGCGGCTTCTGGTAGTGAAAAATTAACTGATGGAGCGAATCAGTTAGTGACAGGTAGTCAAACATTGACTACTAACCTACACTCTTTAGCAGCTTCAAGTTTAACATTTTCAAATGGAACGGAGCAGTTTACTAAAGGATTATCCTCTTATGTCTCTGGTGTTGAACAACTTCATCTTGGCTTAGGGAATTTTAATAGTGGATTGCTTACATATACTGGTGCAGTGAGTCAATTAGATAGGGGATTAGGTCAATTATCTTCTAAAAGTCCTGAATTAGTAAGAGGAATCAATCAATTATATACTGGTGTAGAATCCTATACTGGCGGTGTTTCTCAACTTAATGCTGGTCTTAATCAATTTTCATCTGGTGTTAGTGCCTATACAAACGGAGTGGGAAATCTTGCAACAGGTGCTAATCAGTTATCTAATCAATCAGCTACACTTCGAATGGGTGTGGAGCAATTAAGTGAAGGGATTCAACAACTTTCTAGTAAGTTAGATGCTTCGTCTGGGAAAAAAGATCAAATTAATCAATTATCTTCTGGTCTAAATCAGTTAAATAAAGCCATTCAAAATATTGATGTTGGAGATACAAAACAATTGTCTTCTGTTTTATCAAGTATAGTTTCTCTTTCTAATCAAATGTTAGCAAGTGCTCAGTCTGATAAAGCAGCTATATTAGCAAATATTCAAGCGACAGCAGCTTATCAATCCTTGACAAGTGAGCAACAAGCTGAGATAAGTGCTTCTGTATCTCAAAATTCGACTGATAGTATTCAATCGGCTCAGTCAATTATAGCTTTAGTACAAGGTTTACAGGGAAGTTTAGAAAACTTACAAAATCAATCTTCAAATCTTTCGACGTTAAAAAATCAAGCTAATCAAGTATTACCGCTTGCTTCTACTTCTTTGACAGGATTGTCAAGTGGATTAACAGAAATACAGGGATCAGTGACGAGTAAATTAGTTCCTACTAGTCAGTCGATTGCATCAGGTGTAAATGCATATACTGCACGTGTTGATAAAGTTTCTCAAGGCGCAAGTCAACTAAGTGAAAAAAATGCCACCTTGACAGGTAGTTTGGATCAACTAGTTTCAGGCTCAAACACCTTGACACAAAAATCTTCTAACTTGACAGCAGGAGTTGGTCAATTAGCTAAAAAAACTCCAGAATTAGTATCTGGTATTGAAAAATTATCAACTGGCTCTAACCAATTGAATCAAAAGAGTCAAGAATTAATGGCAGGAGTTGATAAATTACAATCAGGATCTGGTCAATTAGCAGACAAATCCAGTCAGTTACTTTCAGGTGCTTCTCAATTAGAGAATGGAGCTAATAAATTGGCAGATGGATCTGGGAAACTTGCAGAAGGTGGAACAAAGTTAACTTCTGGATTGGAAGATTTACAGACAGGAGTTGATTCATTAGGACAAGGATTAGGCAATGCTAACAATCAACTTAAATCAGCATCAACAGAATCTGAAAATGCAGAAACATTATCTGATCCTCTAGTTCTCTCAAAAACAGACAATGACCAAGTTCCTGTAAATGGGATTGCCATGGCTCCTTATATGATATCAGTTGCTCTTTTTGTTGCTGCTATATCTACCAATATGATTTTTGCTAAGTTGCCTTCTGGACGTCATCCAGAGAGTCGTTGGGCTTGGTTGAAGTCTCGCTCTGAAATAAATGGGATTATAGCTGTCTTAGCAGGTGTTTTAGTTTATGGAGGTGTCCATCTTATTGGATTGACTGCGAACCATGAGATGAGGACCTTGATTCTAATTATAATCACAAGTTTAGCTTTCATGTCTATGGTGACAGCTTTAACAACTTGGAATAGCCGTATAGGAGCTTTCTTCTCTCTTATTTTACTTTTATTACAGTTAGCATCAAGTGCAGGGACCTATCCCCTTGCTTTGACAAATGATTTCTTCAAAGGTGTCAATCCTTGGTTACCAATGAGTTATTCTGTATCAGGCTTACGACAAACAATCTCTATGACAGGAAATATTCATCACCAAGTGATTTTCCTTATTATAACTCTAGCTTTCTTTACTGCTTTAGGTATGCTAGCTTATCAACCTAAGAAAATGGAAGAAGATTAA
- a CDS encoding YfhO family protein, whose amino-acid sequence MKSFFKTYRTYFVSFIIPVVIMTGVYLSQGIYWNSDTSPLLGDGFHQYVIFDVALRNILHGNGSLFYTFTSGLGLNFYALSSYYLGSFLSPLVYFFNLSNMPDAVYLTTLLKFGLIGLSTFFSLNRLFKDTPKFLKLALSTSYALMSFTVSQLEIKTWLDVFILIPLIITGLHMLITEKKHLLYFTSLSILFIQNYYFGYMTALFLIFWYICQISWDFKTRKSSFLDFVVTSFLAGMASLIMTLPTLFDLQTHGEKLTAITKLKTDSSWYLDIFAKQFIGSFDTTKYGSIPMIFVGLLPFILTILFFTIKSIRFHVKLTYAIFFTFLITSFYIEALDLFWQGMHTPNMFLHRYAWIFSTLLIYTAAEVLNRLKELKLWNLFISLFLVLTGFLATVYLKSHYSFLTDLNILLTLEFLLVYALLLLAVIRKFISVNLFAILLSLFITAEISLNASSQMEGIAKEWAFASRSAYNKNITAMESILNQIDNPFTRTEKLQIQTGNDSMKFNYNGISQFSSVRNRSASTSLDKLGFKSSGTNLNLRYANNSLLADSLFGIQYNISETSLDKYGFQGIYQKDHLTLYKNQLSLPIAFATQSIYTDVNFNNHTLDNQALFINQLANLNMDYFSQIAYDKTDTSDGLTSITGSANEDAKIDYQIEVPQNSQVYLSFSNLHFTNDKQKKVDIIVNGEKKTFTTDNAFNFFNLGYTEEQKTFNISVSFPGNSQVSFESPTFYRLDTQALTEAIQKIKEQPVEVSTSKNKVFATYEVKQDTSIFFTIPYDKGWSAFQDGKKLEIKQAQTGFMKVDVPKGKGTITLSFIPNGFVIGAACSLTALLLFGIYNHRRNLSKTEKD is encoded by the coding sequence ATGAAATCATTTTTTAAAACATATCGGACCTATTTTGTTTCTTTTATCATTCCTGTAGTAATTATGACAGGAGTATACCTATCTCAAGGTATCTACTGGAATAGCGATACATCTCCACTATTAGGAGACGGTTTCCATCAATACGTTATTTTTGATGTAGCTTTACGAAATATTCTACATGGAAATGGTAGTTTGTTTTACACTTTTACAAGTGGTCTCGGACTGAATTTCTATGCTCTATCTAGTTATTACTTGGGTAGTTTTCTCTCGCCTCTGGTTTACTTTTTTAATCTGTCGAATATGCCAGATGCTGTTTATCTGACAACTCTTTTAAAATTTGGATTGATTGGTCTGTCAACCTTCTTTAGTTTGAATAGATTATTTAAAGATACCCCAAAATTTTTAAAACTGGCCTTATCTACTTCCTATGCTTTAATGAGCTTCACTGTCAGTCAGTTAGAGATAAAAACCTGGCTAGATGTTTTCATCTTGATTCCTTTAATTATAACTGGCTTACACATGCTTATAACAGAAAAGAAGCACCTACTATACTTTACAAGTCTGTCAATCTTGTTTATTCAAAATTATTATTTTGGCTACATGACAGCTTTGTTTCTAATTTTCTGGTATATCTGCCAAATTTCTTGGGACTTTAAAACTCGAAAATCATCTTTTCTTGATTTTGTTGTTACCTCCTTTTTAGCTGGAATGGCTAGTTTGATTATGACTCTTCCTACACTGTTTGATTTACAAACTCATGGTGAGAAGTTGACTGCCATCACAAAATTAAAGACAGATAGTAGCTGGTATCTGGATATTTTCGCAAAACAATTCATTGGATCTTTTGATACAACTAAGTATGGATCTATACCAATGATTTTTGTTGGATTACTTCCTTTTATTTTGACCATTCTATTTTTCACAATAAAATCCATAAGGTTTCACGTGAAACTTACCTATGCAATTTTCTTTACTTTTTTAATAACAAGCTTTTACATAGAAGCACTTGATTTATTTTGGCAAGGGATGCACACCCCAAATATGTTTTTGCATCGCTATGCTTGGATTTTTTCCACTCTGTTAATTTATACTGCAGCAGAAGTCTTAAATCGTCTGAAAGAACTGAAGCTCTGGAACCTATTTATCTCACTTTTTCTTGTACTAACAGGATTTTTGGCTACTGTCTATTTAAAATCACACTATTCTTTTTTAACTGATTTGAATATCTTACTCACTCTTGAATTTCTACTAGTTTATGCTCTTTTACTTCTTGCAGTCATTAGAAAATTTATCTCTGTAAATCTGTTTGCAATTCTTTTGTCTTTATTTATAACAGCTGAGATAAGCTTAAATGCATCATCTCAAATGGAAGGAATAGCTAAAGAATGGGCCTTTGCTTCTCGTAGCGCCTATAATAAAAATATTACTGCTATGGAATCCATTCTAAACCAAATTGACAATCCATTTACACGTACTGAAAAACTGCAAATTCAGACAGGGAATGACAGTATGAAATTTAACTACAATGGAATCTCTCAATTTTCGTCTGTACGAAATCGTTCAGCTAGCACTAGTTTGGACAAACTTGGATTCAAATCCTCTGGAACTAACCTCAATCTCCGTTATGCAAATAATAGTCTTTTAGCAGATAGTTTATTTGGAATCCAGTACAATATTTCTGAAACTTCACTTGACAAGTATGGCTTTCAAGGGATTTATCAAAAGGATCATTTAACCTTATATAAAAATCAACTCTCTTTACCCATTGCCTTTGCCACTCAATCTATTTACACAGATGTAAACTTTAACAATCACACTCTAGATAATCAGGCTTTATTTATAAACCAGCTTGCTAATCTCAACATGGATTACTTCTCCCAAATAGCATATGATAAAACAGATACTTCAGATGGTTTAACGAGCATCACAGGTTCTGCGAATGAAGATGCAAAGATTGATTATCAAATTGAGGTTCCTCAAAATAGTCAAGTCTATCTCTCTTTTTCAAATCTTCATTTTACAAACGATAAGCAAAAGAAAGTTGACATCATTGTCAATGGAGAAAAAAAGACTTTTACAACTGACAATGCATTTAATTTCTTTAATTTGGGTTATACTGAAGAACAAAAAACTTTCAATATCAGTGTTAGTTTCCCTGGAAATTCTCAGGTGTCATTTGAATCTCCAACCTTCTATCGTTTAGATACTCAGGCTCTTACTGAGGCAATTCAAAAGATTAAAGAACAACCTGTAGAAGTATCCACCTCTAAAAATAAAGTATTTGCTACATATGAAGTAAAACAAGATACCTCTATTTTCTTCACTATTCCTTATGACAAAGGTTGGTCTGCATTCCAAGATGGGAAAAAACTTGAAATCAAGCAGGCTCAGACTGGTTTTATGAAAGTTGATGTTCCAAAGGGAAAAGGCACCATTACACTTTCCTTTATACCCAATGGTTTTGTTATTGGAGCAGCCTGCTCACTAACTGCCCTTCTTCTTTTTGGGATCTATAATCACAGACGAAATTTATCTAAGACAGAAAAAGATTGA